Proteins found in one Homalodisca vitripennis isolate AUS2020 chromosome 4, UT_GWSS_2.1, whole genome shotgun sequence genomic segment:
- the LOC124359485 gene encoding uncharacterized protein LOC124359485, giving the protein MAEIAAEVKTAQATPEKEVEKKEKEIVKEAPEEKPVENGQETEAPKDNGTNEAEENDTSETCENGSATEESTDTAPLKRKSEGAVDVPDDATTNGVSPQKKAKLDEAPVENGEAESVA; this is encoded by the exons ATGGCAGAAATCGCAGCAGAAGTtaa AACTGCTCAGGCCACTCCTGAGAAAGAGGTAGAGAAGAAAGAAAAGGAAATTGTAAAAGAAGCTCCTGAAGAAAAGCCCGTTGAAAATGGACAAGAAACTGAAGCACCTAAGGATAATGGAACAAATGAAGCTGAGGAAAATGACACTAGTGAAACTTGTGAAAATGGCAGTGCAACAGAAG AGTCAACTGATACGGCTCCTCTGAAGAGAAAGTCTGAAGGTGCTGTGGATGTTCCTGATGATGCAACTACCAATGGTGTTAGTCCACAGAAAAAAGCAAAACTGGACGAAGCACCAGTAGAAAATGGAGAAGCAGAATCTGTCGCCTAG